The DNA segment GCTCGCGCGCTCTACGACGTTGCGCAGTTCGCGGATATTGCCCGGCCAACGGTAGTTGAGCAGGGCTTCACGGGCCTCATCGCTGAAGCCGCGAGCCGGCCGCGCATACTCTTTGACGAAGCGCGCCAGGAAGCGGTCGGCAAGGGCGAGGATATCTTCGCTGCGCTCGCGCAGGGGCGGCAGATGCAAGGTGATGACGTTCAGCCGATACAGTAAGTCTTCGCGAAAACGCCCGTCGCGCACCATGTCTTCCAGGTTCAGGTTGGTCGCTGCCAGGATGCGCACATCGGCGCGCCGAGTGACTGGGTCGCCGACCCGTTCATATTCCTTGTCCTGGATGAAACGCAGCAACTTGGGTTGCAACGTCAGGGGAAAGTCGCCGATCTCGTCGAGAAACAGCGTACCGCCGTCCGCCTGATTGACCCGCCCCAAGGTGCTTTCGCTGGCGCCGGTAAAGGCCCCGCGACTGTGGCCGAACAGCTCGCTTTCCATCAGTTCGGCGGTCAGGGATGGGCAGTTGATCGTGACGCAGGATTTTTTCGCCCTTTTACTCCAGCCATGAATGGCCCTGGCCAGCTCACCTTTACCCGTACCGGATTCACCGAGGATCAGGATATTGGCATCGGTGCCGGCCACTTGGCGGGCGGTTTCGAGCACCACCATCATCGACGGGCTATGGGAGTCGAGGCCATCCTTGGGCTGGCGTACTTCGCCTTCCAGCGCTTCGAGGCGTGCCGACAGCTGGCGCACTTCCAGTTGCTTGGCGGTGGCCAGGCGCAATTGGTCCGGGCTGCACGGCTTGACCAGGTAATCGGCCGCGCCCGCCTGGATCGCATCCACGGCAGTATCGACGGCTGAGTGGGCGGTGACGATCACCACGCGCATCCAGGGCGCCTGGATCCGCATTTGCGCCAGCACATCCAGGCCGTTGTCTTCGCCCAGGCGCAGGTCCAGGAAGCACAGGTCGAACACCTGGCGCTGCAACAAGGCATCGGCCTGGGCCGCGCTGTTGGCGGTGGCGACGGTATAGCCTTCATCTTCCAGGCAGTAGCGGAAGGTGCGGAGGATCGCGGACTCGTCGTCCACTAAAAGAATGCGGCCTTGAAGTTCCTTGGCTGATTCCATCTGTCCCGCGCTCCTTAAATTAAGAATGATTGATCTTGGTTAGTCCCGGAATAATCGGGCAAGTTGCATGGTTTATTCTGATTGATTCAAGGCCCTATCGCGCAGCTATCTAAGACCCTTCCTACTTATATGCCTGGGCAGTGGGTTTTGACCCTTCTTGATGCTTCGGCAGCCCCACAGCCCGTTCTGATCCCTTGATCCGACCAACGACCATCGTGCATTTCGCACGGTGAGGATAGGCGCATCGTGCAGGATGCTGCTGATAAGAAAACCAATGATCTTATAAGCTACTGATTTTATTGGTTTTTATTCGGCGAAAAAACTGGCACGCACTCTGCAATATCTCTCTTACAAGCGTGATTAACGAACAAAACAAATGCGGGAGAGATTCAGGATGACTCGCCAAAGCCTCAAGCCATTGCGTGTATCGCCGCTGCGCCTTCAACAGGGTCTGTTCGCCAGCCTTGCGTTGATGGTGACCTTGATCGGTGGCCAGCAGTTACAGCATTGGCAGCAGAGCCAGGCGTCCACCCCGCAGTTCGAACGCGCACCCATGACGCAGACCCATTTCCGTTCCGTTGGCAGCCACAGCGCCGACGTGACAACCCCACGCATGATGGCCGTTGAACAGGACATCGCCCTGTACGACGAACCTGTCCAGGAACGCTGGGTGTTCTAGGCACGAACCTGCCGCCCCGTTGGGTCGCGACAGGATGGCTACACAGCAGTCACTTCTATAGACGCAAAAGGAGAATCACCATGTTGAGTTGGGCAATCACATTCCTGATCATTGCCATTGTGGCTGCAGTCCTGGGCTTCGGTGGTATCGCGGGCACCGCCACGGGTATCGCCAAGATTCTCTTTGTCGTTTTCCTGGTGATGTTCATCGCTTCCTTCTTCTTTGGCCGTCGCGGTCGAGGCTGAACATGGCCAACTTGTCTTTTAAAACCCTGGCTGCCGCCCTGCTGTTGGGCGGCAGTGGCTTGGCCATGGCCGCTAATGACGGCCAGGCGCGGGCCAATGACCTGCTCAATACCGACCCGCAATATCGCGAAACCTGGCAGGGCGTGGTCAAGCAGGAAGAGCGTTTGCCTGAATGGGTGATCAATCTTTCGGGCACCGCCGAGCAAATGAATGCGGTGACGGAAGACGGTGATGGTTATTTGGTCGGGCCGCTGTGTGAAACGGCCGATACCTGCCTGAATAAACGTCTGATCGTGGCTTTCAGCATGGATAAGGACGATGCCTACGCGATGTTGGTCGAAGTGCCTGCGGGGCTTCCGGCAGACAAGTCACCGACACGGCATGCGGACTACCGTTTTCTTGGCAAGCCGAATGAAGGCATGCAGAAGTTGCTGATGGAGCAACTGAAGAAAGATCCGAATTGGTACTAGGTCCGTCTGCGGGCCTCACCAACATGGAAACCGGCCAACTGCCTGTTTCCGTTTGCACCGCCACCTGACGGCGATGCATGACCAGGGGGCCGGGTTGCTCTGATCAAGGTGGATCGGCGTGACCTACGGGTACAGGGAGTGCCTGCGCAAGGGCCGGGTCAGGAGAAAAGCTGCGACGCAGGTCCGCAGGCCGTTATGGCCTGATGGACTTGCGGCGGGCTTGAGAGTGATCGCTAGGCGCTTATGCCGCCCATAGCTGTAAAATTCCCTTCTGCTACATCACAACCATTTCATAGTGTTACTGCGCGACCATCTATCGAGAAAGTTTGGCCTCGGCCAGACTGGTTTTTCGATGGTATGCGTAGGAATTTTCAAGAGTTTTTCCCTCCCGGCAAAAAAACCGAAAATCCCTGAGCGAGCCTGAAATGGCCGGTTCACGGCATGTATGCCTGACAGAATGTCGCATTCGAACTGACCAAACAGACAGTTTTATTTGCAAAAACCCATGCCGATTCGGCATAGGGTAGGCGTTTACGGCATTAGACTATGCCCCCCCGCATCGGAATAGTTGCGCCTTTTTTCGCTTGCCAGTAAGCCATATCGGCCATCTGCGGTGACCTTCTACGGAGGCTGATGCTCACACTTTTTCGCTCCCGGGCGTTCCAGCTGGCGCATCTGCCTGAGTCCACTTGAAACAAGGGTAATGACATGAAGAAGGCAAAACTAAGCCTCGCCTGGCAGATCCTCATCGGTCTGGTGCTAGGGATTGCAATCGGTGCTGTACTCAACCACTTCAGTGCCGAAAAAGCCTGGTGGATCAGCAACGTGTTGCAGCCGGCGGGCGATATCTTTATCCGCCTGATCAAGATGATCGTGATCCCGATCGTGATTTCGTCGCTGATTGTCGGAATCGCCGGTGTAGGGGATGCGAAAAAGCTCGGTCGGATCGGTGTGAAGACCATCGTTTACTTCGAAGTGGTCACTACCATTGCGATTGTGGTCGGTCTGCTGCTGGCCAACCTGTTCCACCCCGGTGCCGGGATCGACATGAGTACCCTGGGTACCGTGGATATCTCCAAGTACCAGGCGACCGCCGCCGAGGTGCAGCATGAACATGCGTTCATCGAGACCATCCTCAACCTGATCCCGTCTAACATCTTTGCCGCCGTAGCCCGTGGCGAGATGCTGCC comes from the Pseudomonas shahriarae genome and includes:
- a CDS encoding inhibitor of vertebrate lysozyme family protein, with protein sequence MANLSFKTLAAALLLGGSGLAMAANDGQARANDLLNTDPQYRETWQGVVKQEERLPEWVINLSGTAEQMNAVTEDGDGYLVGPLCETADTCLNKRLIVAFSMDKDDAYAMLVEVPAGLPADKSPTRHADYRFLGKPNEGMQKLLMEQLKKDPNWY
- a CDS encoding DUF1328 domain-containing protein — encoded protein: MLSWAITFLIIAIVAAVLGFGGIAGTATGIAKILFVVFLVMFIASFFFGRRGRG
- the algB gene encoding sigma-54-dependent response regulator transcription factor AlgB, coding for MESAKELQGRILLVDDESAILRTFRYCLEDEGYTVATANSAAQADALLQRQVFDLCFLDLRLGEDNGLDVLAQMRIQAPWMRVVIVTAHSAVDTAVDAIQAGAADYLVKPCSPDQLRLATAKQLEVRQLSARLEALEGEVRQPKDGLDSHSPSMMVVLETARQVAGTDANILILGESGTGKGELARAIHGWSKRAKKSCVTINCPSLTAELMESELFGHSRGAFTGASESTLGRVNQADGGTLFLDEIGDFPLTLQPKLLRFIQDKEYERVGDPVTRRADVRILAATNLNLEDMVRDGRFREDLLYRLNVITLHLPPLRERSEDILALADRFLARFVKEYARPARGFSDEAREALLNYRWPGNIRELRNVVERASIICAQEKVEISHLGMAEQPTNNSPRIGAALSLDELEKAHIGAVLATSDTLDQAAKTLGIDASTLYRKRKQYNL